A segment of the Centropristis striata isolate RG_2023a ecotype Rhode Island chromosome 15, C.striata_1.0, whole genome shotgun sequence genome:
tcaattctcgaataaaaaaaatgccaaatccAGCAATAAATGTGTGAAGAAATGGTAAAACCCCCAAAAATGGACATCAATCTGAGccattatatacataaatatgtaaatttaaataACTGATTGATTAAGTAATTTTCATAAGAGACTTTTGACTTcttcagataataataataacaataataactatttatatagcacctttcaaaagcaagttacaaggtgctgtacaacagaaataaaatacaacttactgacaacaaaataaaacaacaagaagaaattacttttaaaaaaaacttaaaaatgtaaaatgtaaaattctaATCTCCAACTTTCAAATTATGGTCATCACTTCTATATGTACCACgtaatttattgttgacctgctacctccccctaaacatccaatGCCCACAACCTAtaaattcttgtttatttgttttctctcgttagcgcttcttgctttgtttgcctatttattttcattgtgtgatacatataaatgagccatgttatatatttttatatatatgtcgtagcatctgcccctcatccacacacacacacacacgcacgcacacgcacacacgcacacacacacgatgcctctgtgcaaatcgtttatcattcatgtttttctttgttgttgttcgcGCTGTATGTCTACCGTCTgtacttgtggtccacatggtgtagtgtatttgtctcttatgtcacctgtttgttacgtcatttcaccaataaaaaaaaaaataataaaaagtaacagtcaactgctgaccatttaaaaaaagaagaaatatcgAAGTAATACTGTATATTCTGAAACAGTCAGATTTTgactatttaaatataaaataaatacaaattaaatttaaaaaaataaaataaaaaaaactatcctAACCAACTGtccttcaaaaaacaaagacacctGATGGAAAACGTGTGGGAACAACAACTATGGCCAAACTTACATCCTCATCCTCACCACCACCGTATAATGAAGATGCCGGCTGGTAGACCACGCTGGGCTTCGGTTTGCTGCAGGGGGAATTAAAAGAACAAGTTGAGCAGACCGGTTTATACATGTAATCTGAAGGAAAACTGCACTAAAGTCAGTCTGAGGCAGCAAACCAGTCTATGGATTATCTGCTAAATTAAAAgtctattaaaaatatatatttttttaaatcctcttacctttcagttttctctgtaaaagggaagaaagaaaacaacatgagtGGGATTAAGTATTTGGTACATATGACAAATATGCATTTCAACTAAGTGAGCGAATGGAGACAAATTAAATTGTATGTTCTATAGATGCTGTCTCatacaaaatggtcaaaatgcTGCCATAAACTGTGTTAAAAaccttctttttttataattaaagtatttatttaatttttaatttttcaacatataatacaaacacttacaaacagccgaaacagacaccaaaaacagacaaaaaataaataaataaataaataataaataaaaaaataaagtgttaaaaacCTTCTTGAAGatgaaaaaagaagtaaaaaaaaaaaaaccgagGCCCAGGGTTTCTGGGAATTAAAATCTGGTTAtttataatgttatatttttaatttaatgggaAACTTACTGGGCAGGTATCCTTTTTTGTGGGCGTACCAGATGCCGAATACCAGCACGGCCACGAGCAGCAGAGCCACAATTACACCTGCAACGATTCCTCCAGTGTTCAGGTCACCTgcaagaaaacatacatattattttatatatagattgtatattatataacatacagtacaggccaaaagtttggacacaccttctcattcaatgcgtttttctttattttcatgactatttacattgtaaattctcactgaaggcatcaaaactatgaataaacacatatggaattatgtacttaacaaaaaaagtgtgaaataactgaaaacatgtcttgtattttagattcctcaaagtaatcaccctttgcttactagaatataaaacatgttttcagttatttcacacttttttgttaagtacataattccacatgtgttcattcatagttttgatgaatttacaatgtcaatagtcatgaaaataaaggaaatgcattgaatgagaagttgtgtccaaacttttggcctgtactgtagttgTACTGTGTATTATGTAAAACAACATTCTCTTATACGGAGAGATAACTAGTCAACATGatgacaataaatatataaattatgacattttatgttgattaaGATACATTGAGATATATCAATTGGATTTTTGATTggtaatgaattaaaaaattttGGCAAGGATATGTATATCAGTAATGAATGCATATTTTTGCACGACAGATGAAAGATAATAACTATTATATTTATACAAATTTAGGAAAAGTACGGTGTAGAGGTTCAGATCAACGAGGAAGGTggttaataattaattaataacttaTGGAGAAGGGTTGggaaaaaataagttattttaatCAATTGGTCGAGAATTTCTTTTGCTTTAAGCTTTTCATTTTTGGGAAATATTACGTGTTtgcagtggtgggaagtaactaagtacatttactcaagtactgtacttaagtacaattttgaggtacttgtactttacttgaatatttccattttatgcaactttatacttctactccacgacattttgaggcaaatattgtactttttactccactacatttagctgacagctttagttacttttcagattcagcatgaaaaaataccatatatgtaatatgattacacatttataaaacacaacagtgtattaagtagttaaaattagttctatctggacaacagtaaaatgctacttatataaatgcatcaatataaataatcttataatatatttagaacatataaaacaatctgagtgtgtccattctgcataacgagtacttttacttttgatactttaagtacattttggtgctgatacttttgtacttttacttcagtaagttttgaatgcaggacttttacttgtagtggagtaatttcaaagtgttttattagtacttttacttaagtaagggatcctaATACTCCTTCCACCACTGCGTGTTTGTATGatcacttctgttttcttctctctctgaaaGTAGTTTCTTAATGATCAGCATTTGAGTTTCTATTGGTTCCGTCACTGCAGCCAAACCTGTTTATGATATGACTTTAAGTGTTGCCATACAGCGCACAACACCGACTGGAACTAGTTTAATTACAGCCACGGCATTGtgatcaaatcacatgacttcttcatgatggcACCACGTAAAAACGAAGCTGTGACGAGGCCTGCAGTCAGCTTCCCTCTGTAGTACTGACTTCAAACtcaatgccagtttttgtttgatgatgattgaccaagtaaaaccggagatatgATACATTTAGTATGAAAATATAGAACTTGAAGTTATCCTTATTTTACCTCTGACATATTTTTATCTGCAACAAACTTTGCAATTTTACAAATTTAAAATCCTCCATTGAGCATGATTGCATTTTTGCAAGTAAAAACgtaattttttaaatctgattttatgggtttgtttgtgttcaaaatgttgctcCAGTAAGTCACAGTGAAACAAAtcattatcaggtcatataggtgaggttgtgcgaCAGATGAAAGATAATAACTATTATATTTATACAAATTTAGGAAAAGTACGGTGTAGAGGTTCAGATCAACGAGGAAGGTGGTTATATAGAACTTGaagttatcctcattttacctctgaTCTATTTTATCTGCAACAAACTTTGCAATTTTACAAATTTAAAATCCTCCATTGAGCATGATTGCATTTTTGcaagtaaaaacataaattttttaaatctgattttatgggtttgtttgtgttcaaaatgtcgctccagtaagtcaaagtgaaaaaaatcattatcaggtcatataggtgaggttgtgcggAAAGAAatgacaccaacatggcatggtaaacattttttaagaggTATATACTGCCCtaaaaagcaaaaaggcagtaactacgcagagtgcagaactgagaataatgactttaaagttatcctgtaatccagccgtttagttactgtacaaacgactaccatttttctccaaaacgacacacatttgagataagatgttttgtcacataacaaaggatgccttgaaagtcgtgaaaatgataataactcatttttgaccgaaaatgcagttactgcctttttgctttgtagggcagtatacaggcagaatgaaatgTCAATATAGCCCAAAACTGGAAAGGCTTGAAGGCGTGTTGTTGGAGAAAGGCACTTACGGACTTCCATTTTCAGGGTTTTACAGCGCTGTGGAGGACCGGCGTCGTTGAAAGCCTCGCAGTAGTACTGACCGGAGTCCCCCTTAGTAGCACCAGGAAACTCCTGAAGAGACACAACAGATGCATTTTTAGTCTTAAAGCCCTCAAGTGCTGCTTCACTCCTCTCCACCCCTTCCGCCCATTTAGCCACAATGGGACTAAGATCTTTTAGCTGCTCCGCCCCTccactctggaacaaactctcTCTCAAGTCCAGCTCCAAAACtttggaatgaattgccgctgcacatcagacaggcctcctcactgtctcattttaaatctcttcttaaaacccatctcttctcgttggcttttaacaccacgtagagcaggggtctcaaactcaaattacctgggggccgcagtatcaaaatgaccacaaaaaaagacacaaaattatttaaaaaaagacacaaaatgacagaaaaaaacgaaattacttaaaaagacacaacatgaccccaaaaatacactaaattactaagaaaagacacaaaattattagaaaaagacgcaaaatttctagaaaaaaaagacacaaaattactaacaaaagacacaaaattacattacataacatttccactttttccagtaaaaacaatacagcagataataaatggaccttccacacataacacggtaaagtgccattcatataaaactcacattaaactttcatatcaaggtgggggccacaaaatatcgtcacgagggccgcaattggcccgcgagccgcgactttgagacccctgacgtagagtgttgattttatgattttatgattttctgtttttattgtattcatgcatattttattttgtgcgggcagtacattttacattttattttatttatttttatcccatttgtaatttattttatcttattgcatcttactgttctattgtttactacatctctttgtatatcgttatgtatttattgtttgtgcagcactttggaaaccttgtgtttcctaaaattgtgctatataaataaaggggattggattggagtCCATCCGCTCTCTAACAACACTGTCAACTTTCAAGTCACATCTCAAAACACACCTGTTTAGACCAGCCTACCCCtaatatattcatcatttttaaattaaaatgtttctctgtactgtttcagtgttgtttattatCACTGtcattgttgatttttttattgttctaatttgtaatagttttattgttgtttattattattactgccattgctgttttattattattgttttgtttttaattgtttattgtcatagggacagatacagtaaatctttccttccacatgccatcacactgtacaataacaaataatagtctggttcattacatactgtctatgcactttatgtgttttttatacacactgttcattgcaccttatttgtttcataccaccaacatttttatactgtttattcatatttattatgcactggaattctattctactccttaatacatactccttcttttgacactttattttttattgtatttttatattttattgcttgaagtatgcctaggttgttctttttatttaattgtgttgtcattgtctctgtgtgtaatgctgctgctacactgtaatttcccagcttgggataaataaagtatagaataataataataataataataataataataataataataataataataataatgcattttatttataagcgcctttcaggactctcaaggtcaccttacaaaaaacaattaaaaacaaaacaaaacaataataataaaacagcaatggcagtaataataaacaacaatgaaacaattacaaattagaacaataaagaaacttttcatAGAGGGAATTGTTTGTGAGATGATTATGAACCTGTGTAGCAACAACTTTCTCTAGAATTTTGGACAGAAAGGGAAGGTGTGATATTGGTCGGAAATTATTAAGGTCATTGGGGTCCAGGCcaggttttttaaatattggagTGATTATTGCTGTTTTGAGGGGGGccggaatatatatatatatatatatatatatatatatatatatatgtaaggtgaccttgagagtcctgaaaggcgcctataaataaaatgcattattattattattattattattattattattattattaagtgtcACAGTAAGGATGGTGCAGAGTAACAGGTTGTAGCTGACCAGGTTGCCATTGTCTGGATTCAGCCTGTAGGTGGCGTTCTTGAAGCCTGTAATCTTGCTGGGCTCGGTGGGCAGCAGGGTGCCGTCTTTGTACCACTTGTACTGAGGAGGTGGTGAACCATCGCTGTCGTGGCAGGACAGCATGGCGGGCCGGCCCGTCGTCACCGTGGTGGGGACCCGGCACAAGGGCGGAGACGGAGGCACTGCGGCACAACACATtcagttacattacattacattacatgtcatttagctgacgctttagtacaaagcgacttacaataagtgcattcaacctcaCTGTGCAATGctgcaatttattttatatttcttaataATTTGCTCGTCtccatttattgttattttattgatgcttctttctatttttgctgtgCACTTTTCGctgcccctgctgtggcccctgtgtcaaattaataataaaatgatcaatttaaaacgatgaatgacggaacaattcttacctattttgtcttcaaacaatatcgcattgtacacaaaaggaacccaaaatgtggcttgtgtatattaaaaaaaatgatcattctgactgtactgcactttcaaaacaaataaaaagtaattgtgcacaaagatgagaaataccattgtcgtacaaaaataactgttcttgttggtaagtctcatttgttttgacattacattacattacatgtcatttagcagacgcttttgtccaaagcgacttacaataagtgcattcaacctgatggtactagacttagaccacaggaagtAAGttcataactttaagagctaactgtcatcgctaaaggagtgctatatgttaaagaagacaagaagagaaaagaagagcacgtttggttttttttagagTGGAAGCAAAGTTCAAAaatggaccttttttttttttttaaatgtgcaaaaatatgGTTTTCACAAGGTACAGGGAAACAGGAAGGCTTTTAAATACACTCAATCATTGATagttcactcattcattcattttttatttattcatttattgtttgCATACAGAAATGTAAgtatatatgttcatatatattGATTTCTTcatgtgtaaatatatacacttacACACTTAATTATGGGAGTAATACATGTTTATAGaagacaacagaaaaaaatacatgttataaTTTAATTAGTCAACCATTTAtcttgtatattatattttgCAGGATATATATGGTTTTaaattatgtgtgtgtaaaacatacatatatgttttatttatttgtttctatgTATTCATAAGTTATGATTAAATAAGGAAGCCTATGATCACTACAGATTAATGGAGAGGAATGGGATTAGATAATTCCACACTTCTTTCCCTTTTCAAACATGTaattagaatttttttctttttctaatgcACTATTCTTTAattggtttgtttatttatgatccttaaaaaaatgttcaaaataaagatttcaatagaaaaaaaacaacaataaagttAATAGTAATGCATATCGCACTACATAAACTTGAGACAAAGTTTGCATCACAGTATTTGTAATTTTCTGGGTGGATTATAAATAAAGAAGTGTGTTTGCAGGATTCTTACCCAGAACGGTCAGCTTCACACTGACTTCCCTGAACTGTCCGTTGCCGGACACCTCGCATTGATACACTCCGTTATCGAGGCGGGTCACTTTAGAGAATCTCACGTTGCTGCCGCCGTACATCGTCACTCGGTTTTTGTACGGCGCTGTGGAAGAGTGGCAGCATTACATCACAGACTCAAAAGcttaaagtgacatttaaaatgtgttgctgtaAGCTCAGACCATGCACATGTATTTTGGAAATGTGATAAAGTACAACTGTTTTGGAAGATGATACATGAAACTTTGCAAGAGGTGCTGAGATATGTGTTGTAAGTTactctttttatgtaattttacagAGGAAAACATGCATGCAGGGGATAGGAACCTGGCAAAAATACTGTTAATAGCTGGTAAAAAAGCTATCACGAGGAAATGGGGTAGAGTGGATCCTCCAAATCGGGAACAATGGATAGAGATAATAGAGGaaatctacagtacaggccaaaagtttggacacaccttctcattcaatgtttttcctttattttcatgactattgacattgtaaattcatcaaatctattaatgaacacatgtggaattatgtacttaacaaaaaagtgtgaaataactgaaaacatgtcttatattctagtaagcaaagggtggttactttgaggaatctaaaatacaagacatgttttcagttatttcacactttttttgttaagtacataattccatatgtgtttattcatagttttgatgccttcagtgagaatctacaatgtaaatagttatgaaaataaagaaaaacgcattgaatgagatgggtgtgtccaaacttttggcctgtattgTATATAATGGAAAAACTGACACATTGCTTAAGACTGCACGAAACGCAGTTGGAGGACAAATGGCTGAAATGGACATATTTCAGGACCTGGAACAGCGACAAAGACTGGTGAAAGATCATTAGATACAGAGGACGAGACAGAGAACTAACCAAGAAGGAATGTGATTCCCAACaggactttaatttgtttttttgttttcttatgttatgtttgtgtattgtgaagttatgtttttgtgtgtcgtTGGAtgaaaaatttataaaaaaccaaagtgaaataaaatgtgttgctgtagacCCGGTTCTTGCCATGTTTGGGGTTGGCTCAGTTGCCATGGAGCTCTCTTTGTCAAACAACCAGaagaatgtgatttgttttgtgacactgttagcgagaagaataattctgctgaactggaaacaaaaaaatcctcgaGTCTATCAAactttaatgaatgatataatgaaacatttgcagttagaaaaaataaatttcaccctgagaggtaagatagataccttttacacaatatggcagccatttatggattattatactaaatataaccccatgaaaaattaacaaatgtaaattttgggaaacttgacatcctccgagttgtattattaatatttaaatcttttttatttgtaaaccttatttttgttttgatatttgatttgactccacctaggtttttttgtttttgtttgtttgttttgtgttttgtttttgtggttttttttattgcttttatttttctactataatTCTGTTCTTTGGTGTTGATTttaagcataaatgaaca
Coding sequences within it:
- the f11r.1 gene encoding F11 receptor, tandem duplicate 1 produces the protein MSASGLVSVALFLLAATGVCGFDVTSSNKNVRVKENEGCDLTCTYSADFGSQARVEWKFQNPKGSQTYVIFDGSPTTPYKNRVTMYGGSNVRFSKVTRLDNGVYQCEVSGNGQFREVSVKLTVLVPPSPPLCRVPTTVTTGRPAMLSCHDSDGSPPPQYKWYKDGTLLPTEPSKITGFKNATYRLNPDNGNLEFPGATKGDSGQYYCEAFNDAGPPQRCKTLKMEVRDLNTGGIVAGVIVALLLVAVLVFGIWYAHKKGYLPKKTESKPKPSVVYQPASSLYGGGEDEDGEFKQKSSFVV